One genomic region from Coregonus clupeaformis isolate EN_2021a unplaced genomic scaffold, ASM2061545v1 scaf1699, whole genome shotgun sequence encodes:
- the LOC121571795 gene encoding uncharacterized protein LOC121571795 isoform X2, whose product MSRPLAPLTSSPRILRLPLSLPIPLPVPLHLTTPPRTRTRPLTALLRRYFENQGTTNFSLRLAAIRRAMEALTSSDSTSLNDLTHAGRMVLSGLSELNQQIDRINFADVFYEFVLLSLLEGKTSLPISEPGSFLYLLLQVIMRIDPPGGAWTEAAENFYLLVKGQMKAWLQSIFNLNESIYESPERLSGEVMRNLEIQVEFLLSSLD is encoded by the exons ATGAGCCGTCCTCTGGCTCCTCTCACCAGTTCCCCCAGAATTCTCCgcctccccctttcccttccgattcccctcccagtccccctccaccttaccactccacccaggaccaggaccagacccctgacagcactcctcag GCGTTACTTTGAAAACCAAGGGACAACCAACTTCTCTCTGAGGCTGGCCGCTATCAGACGTGCTATGGAG GCTCTGACATCCTCAGACAGTACCTCCCTCAATGACCTCACCCATGCTGGGAGGATGGTGTTGAGTGGACTATCCGAGCTCAACCAGCAG ATCGACCGCATCAACTTCGCAGATGTTTTTTATGAATTCGTTCTACTAAGCCTTCTAGAAGGAAAGACATCTCTTCCTATATCT GAGCCTGGTAGCTTCCTTTATCTGCTCCTGCAAGTCATAATGAGGATTGACCCTCCTGGAGGAGCCTGGACAGAGGCTGCTGAGAACTTCTACCTCCTCGTTAAG GGCCAGATGAAGGCATGGCTACAATCCATCTTCAACCTCAATGAGTCAATCTATGAAAGCCCAGAGAGGCTCTCGGGGGAGGTGATGCGGAATCTAGAAATACAGGTTGAGTTCCTGCTGTCCAGCCTGGATTAA
- the LOC121571795 gene encoding uncharacterized protein LOC121571795 isoform X1: MMAYQFSTSDIITTPHEPSSGSSHQFPQNSPPPPFPSDSPPSPPPPYHSTQDQDQTPDSTPQEFEEEFVEEQNNAADVPQLRRYFENQGTTNFSLRLAAIRRAMEALTSSDSTSLNDLTHAGRMVLSGLSELNQQIDRINFADVFYEFVLLSLLEGKTSLPISEPGSFLYLLLQVIMRIDPPGGAWTEAAENFYLLVKGQMKAWLQSIFNLNESIYESPERLSGEVMRNLEIQVEFLLSSLD; this comes from the exons atgatGGCATATCAGTTCTCCacctctgacatcatcaccacccCTCATGAGCCGTCCTCTGGCTCCTCTCACCAGTTCCCCCAGAATTCTCCgcctccccctttcccttccgattcccctcccagtccccctccaccttaccactccacccaggaccaggaccagacccctgacagcactcctcag GAGTTTGAGGAGGAGTTTGTGGAGGAGCAAAATAATGCTGCAGATGTGCCCCAGTTGCG GCGTTACTTTGAAAACCAAGGGACAACCAACTTCTCTCTGAGGCTGGCCGCTATCAGACGTGCTATGGAG GCTCTGACATCCTCAGACAGTACCTCCCTCAATGACCTCACCCATGCTGGGAGGATGGTGTTGAGTGGACTATCCGAGCTCAACCAGCAG ATCGACCGCATCAACTTCGCAGATGTTTTTTATGAATTCGTTCTACTAAGCCTTCTAGAAGGAAAGACATCTCTTCCTATATCT GAGCCTGGTAGCTTCCTTTATCTGCTCCTGCAAGTCATAATGAGGATTGACCCTCCTGGAGGAGCCTGGACAGAGGCTGCTGAGAACTTCTACCTCCTCGTTAAG GGCCAGATGAAGGCATGGCTACAATCCATCTTCAACCTCAATGAGTCAATCTATGAAAGCCCAGAGAGGCTCTCGGGGGAGGTGATGCGGAATCTAGAAATACAGGTTGAGTTCCTGCTGTCCAGCCTGGATTAA